Proteins encoded by one window of Blautia faecicola:
- the larB gene encoding nickel pincer cofactor biosynthesis protein LarB translates to MDTREVLEKVKQGEISIEEAEHYFRKAPFDEMGYAKLDMHRQIRSGFPEVIFCSGKADAHLVPIVKRLYEANGEVFGTRASEQQYEMLKEIYPEIQYDPISHILKIEKKEKKEGVGLIAVCTAGTADIPVAEEAAQTAEYFGSKVERIYDVGVAGIHRLFARLDAIQDANCVIAVAGMEGALASVLGGLVNKPVIAVPTSVGYGASMNGISALLTMINSCANGIATVNIDNGYGAGYIATQINRMGLKEK, encoded by the coding sequence ATGGATACAAGAGAAGTATTGGAAAAAGTAAAACAGGGTGAGATTTCTATCGAGGAAGCGGAGCATTATTTTCGGAAGGCTCCGTTTGACGAGATGGGTTATGCAAAGCTGGATATGCACCGGCAGATCCGCTCCGGATTTCCGGAAGTGATTTTCTGCAGCGGAAAGGCAGATGCACATCTGGTGCCGATCGTAAAGCGGCTGTATGAAGCAAACGGAGAGGTATTTGGAACCCGGGCTTCCGAGCAGCAGTATGAGATGTTGAAAGAAATCTATCCGGAGATTCAGTACGATCCGATTTCACATATTCTGAAAATAGAGAAAAAAGAAAAGAAAGAGGGTGTTGGTCTGATCGCTGTGTGTACAGCAGGAACGGCGGATATCCCGGTAGCGGAAGAGGCTGCACAGACGGCAGAATATTTCGGATCAAAAGTAGAGCGGATTTATGATGTCGGTGTGGCAGGAATCCACCGTCTCTTTGCCAGACTGGATGCGATCCAGGATGCGAACTGTGTGATCGCAGTGGCAGGTATGGAAGGTGCGCTGGCAAGTGTACTGGGCGGTCTGGTGAACAAACCGGTGATCGCTGTTCCTACCTCGGTTGGCTATGGCGCCAGCATGAACGGAATCTCCGCACTGCTTACAATGATCAATTCGTGCGCGAACGGAATCGCAACCGTAAATATCGATAATGGTTACGGCGCCGGTTACATTGCGACACAGATCAACCGGATGGGTTTGAAAGAAAAATAG